The Micromonospora sp. NBC_00421 genome contains a region encoding:
- a CDS encoding thioredoxin domain-containing protein, with translation MSSRKGRNEAARVVREQLAREKRRKRTLWTSVGAVVLLVIAGLIGWSVYSGQKSDTFTAPPGANDAGTGIVLGTGPVTIDLYEDYLCPACKQFQQTSGETVDQLVSSGKARVVFHPVAYLNRFSTTEYSTRASAASGCAAKGGKFKEFTDALFAQQPAEGSAGLSNDQLIDIGAGVGLAKDDFGSCVRDGTYKAWTEHVTDDASKAGVTGTPTIKVNGTAVEDRSPAGITAAVEAAGK, from the coding sequence ATGAGTAGTCGCAAGGGACGCAACGAGGCCGCGCGGGTGGTCCGCGAACAGCTCGCCCGGGAGAAGCGCCGCAAACGGACCCTCTGGACGTCCGTCGGCGCGGTGGTGCTGCTGGTGATCGCCGGCCTGATCGGGTGGAGCGTCTACTCCGGCCAGAAGTCGGACACCTTCACCGCCCCGCCCGGGGCCAACGACGCCGGCACCGGCATCGTGCTCGGGACCGGGCCGGTCACCATCGACCTGTACGAGGACTACCTCTGCCCGGCCTGCAAGCAGTTCCAGCAGACCAGCGGCGAGACCGTCGACCAGCTCGTCTCCTCGGGCAAGGCCAGGGTGGTCTTCCACCCGGTCGCCTACCTCAACCGGTTCTCCACCACCGAATACTCGACCCGCGCCTCGGCCGCGTCGGGCTGCGCGGCCAAGGGTGGCAAGTTCAAGGAGTTCACCGACGCGCTCTTCGCCCAGCAGCCCGCCGAGGGCAGTGCCGGGCTGAGCAACGACCAGCTGATCGACATCGGCGCGGGCGTCGGGTTGGCCAAGGACGACTTCGGTTCCTGCGTCAGGGACGGGACGTACAAGGCGTGGACCGAGCACGTCACCGACGACGCCAGCAAGGCAGGGGTCACCGGCACCCCGACCATCAAGGTGAACGGCACCGCCGTGGAGGACCGCAGCCCGGCCGGCATCACCGCAGCCGTGGAGGCGGCCGGCAAGTGA
- a CDS encoding YcnI family copper-binding membrane protein, with product MIRLRRTASAAALTLTAVAATLLGFAGPAAAHVTVNPKEATQGGYGRFALRVPNESDTASTVKIEVNLPENAPVGSVSTMPVPGWTVAVEKRKVDPPIEVHGSQLTEAVSKLTWTAAAGGGVKPGEFQEFPISLGPLPQVDKMVLKTLQTYSDGNVSRWIEEPTPGAEEPENPAPVLTLTAAAGSPSAAPAAAAPAAKDDDDDDDSGSTAIVLGVAGLLAGLGGLALGGLAFARTRRESTPKS from the coding sequence ATGATCCGTCTCCGGCGCACCGCATCCGCCGCCGCGCTCACTCTCACCGCCGTCGCCGCCACGCTGCTCGGCTTCGCCGGGCCGGCCGCCGCGCACGTCACGGTCAACCCGAAGGAGGCGACCCAGGGTGGCTACGGCCGGTTCGCCCTGCGGGTGCCCAACGAGAGCGACACCGCCTCCACCGTGAAGATCGAGGTGAACCTGCCGGAGAACGCCCCGGTCGGTTCGGTCTCCACGATGCCGGTGCCGGGGTGGACGGTGGCGGTGGAGAAGCGCAAGGTCGACCCGCCAATCGAGGTGCACGGCAGCCAGCTCACCGAGGCGGTGTCCAAGCTGACCTGGACGGCCGCCGCCGGTGGGGGCGTCAAGCCGGGCGAGTTCCAGGAGTTCCCGATCTCGTTGGGTCCGCTGCCGCAGGTGGACAAGATGGTCCTCAAGACGCTCCAGACCTACTCCGACGGCAACGTGTCGCGCTGGATCGAGGAGCCCACGCCGGGTGCGGAGGAGCCGGAGAACCCGGCGCCGGTGCTGACCCTGACGGCGGCGGCCGGGTCTCCTTCGGCGGCTCCGGCGGCCGCCGCGCCGGCGGCGAAGGACGACGACGATGACGACGACTCGGGTTCGACGGCGATCGTGCTGGGCGTCGCCGGTCTGCTGGCCGGGCTCGGCGGGTTGGCCCTCGGCGGGCTGGCCTTCGCCCGGACCCGGCGGGAGTCGACGCCGAAGTCCTGA
- a CDS encoding expansin EXLX1 family cellulose-binding protein, whose amino-acid sequence MTDGSVSEEPTGGPGPVRSAPDGSAGRPGPGRRRARGVGRRRWLVAGGVAALATVLGLSLALRSGAAPACAAPPGGLAAPAGFAAAAGVAPVALAAGQIPLAAPPTGGTVHKGKATFYDSKGAGGNCSYPSAPANRLYVALGPTEYSAGAACGGYLDVTGPRGTVRVLIMDQCPECAAGHIDLSREAFARIADPVQGIVTVSYRAAVDPPLAGPLTFRIKEGASQYWFAVLVAEHGNPLRTVEVRQGSGAWRTTARQDYNYWLVDSGAGPGPYAVRVTDVYGHRVTATGITMSPGRVQRSTVKMYGGGSAPAARATPSTPSTRSSSPRPSVTASRTTASPSAVASAAAPAPQDGTGVPALAASSAPGAGRPVGCASRG is encoded by the coding sequence GTGACCGATGGCAGCGTGTCCGAGGAACCCACAGGCGGCCCCGGGCCGGTCCGCAGCGCCCCTGACGGGTCCGCCGGCCGTCCCGGGCCGGGGCGTCGCCGCGCCCGGGGCGTCGGACGTCGCCGCTGGCTGGTCGCCGGAGGCGTCGCCGCGCTCGCCACAGTGCTCGGGCTCAGCCTGGCGCTGCGCTCCGGCGCCGCCCCGGCCTGCGCCGCCCCACCGGGCGGGCTTGCCGCGCCGGCCGGGTTCGCCGCGGCGGCCGGCGTCGCGCCGGTTGCCCTGGCCGCCGGGCAGATTCCGCTGGCGGCTCCACCCACCGGGGGTACGGTCCACAAGGGGAAGGCCACCTTCTACGACTCGAAGGGTGCCGGCGGGAACTGCTCCTATCCGTCCGCCCCGGCGAACCGGCTCTACGTGGCGCTCGGTCCCACCGAGTACAGCGCCGGCGCGGCCTGTGGCGGCTACCTCGACGTCACCGGCCCCCGGGGCACCGTCCGGGTCCTGATCATGGACCAGTGCCCGGAGTGCGCCGCCGGGCACATCGACCTCTCCCGCGAGGCGTTCGCCCGGATCGCCGACCCGGTGCAGGGCATCGTCACCGTCAGCTACCGTGCGGCGGTCGACCCGCCGCTGGCCGGCCCGCTCACCTTCCGGATCAAGGAGGGCGCCTCGCAGTACTGGTTCGCCGTGCTGGTCGCCGAGCACGGCAACCCGCTGCGCACCGTCGAGGTACGACAGGGCTCCGGCGCCTGGCGTACCACCGCCCGGCAGGACTACAACTACTGGCTGGTCGACTCCGGGGCCGGTCCCGGGCCGTACGCCGTCCGGGTCACCGACGTGTACGGCCACCGGGTCACCGCCACCGGCATCACCATGTCCCCCGGCCGGGTGCAACGCAGCACCGTGAAGATGTACGGCGGCGGCAGCGCCCCGGCTGCGCGGGCGACCCCGTCCACCCCGTCCACCCGGTCGTCCTCGCCACGCCCCAGCGTCACCGCGAGCCGGACCACCGCCAGCCCGTCGGCGGTCGCGTCCGCCGCCGCACCCGCCCCGCAGGACGGGACCGGCGTGCCCGCTCTCGCCGCATCGTCGGCGCCGGGCGCCGGCCGGCCGGTCGGCTGCGCCTCGCGGGGCTGA
- a CDS encoding copper resistance CopC/CopD family protein, with product MNAVDRRWLARMGAAAGLLVTLVALLLAPAGPASAHAVLSSSSPVASAVVPSAPSEVVLTFSESVRKVPDKVRVIAPDGSRADRGEPRFEGSVVTIGVDPAGPQGTYLVSYRVISADSHPVSGAFTYSVGAPSAPPTDSGSDSRADPVVGVGVKVARYLGYAGLLLVVGPTLVLAALWPLRLSRKGPARLLWAGTGLLAAATVAEVWLQVPYTAGGGLFDVTGEGLAEVLGSGYGTAHLIRLGLLAAAVFLLRPLTRGPVGRTDGFILTGLGVAGLFTWPLAGHPAASPAPAVSVLVDAVHLGSMAVWLGGLVMLAGFLLRRADERELGAILPIWSRWAALAVAALLLAGVVQGLIEVATLQALTGTTYGRLLLAKIGLFALVVGVAAYSRQLVRRRTAAARPMPVRRAVWVELAVTAVILGVTAVLVQTPPARTAVDGGAGAQSGYYSTTLTSPIYSLQVELDPAERGNNSMHLYAYTPDNRPQPVVEWKATAALPSAGVEPIDIPMLRLTDNHATGEFSFPSAGEWQLRFTVRTSDIDQATVTATVPIK from the coding sequence ATGAACGCAGTCGATCGTCGCTGGCTCGCCCGGATGGGCGCCGCTGCCGGCCTGCTGGTCACCCTCGTCGCCCTGCTGCTCGCCCCGGCCGGGCCGGCGAGCGCCCACGCCGTGCTCTCCAGCAGTAGTCCGGTGGCTTCGGCCGTGGTGCCGAGCGCCCCGTCGGAGGTGGTGCTGACCTTCTCCGAGTCGGTCCGCAAGGTCCCCGACAAGGTGCGGGTCATCGCCCCGGACGGCTCCCGCGCGGACCGCGGCGAGCCCCGGTTCGAGGGGTCGGTGGTGACCATCGGGGTGGACCCGGCCGGGCCGCAGGGCACCTACCTGGTCAGTTACCGGGTGATCTCCGCCGACAGCCACCCGGTCTCCGGTGCGTTCACCTACTCGGTGGGGGCGCCGTCGGCGCCACCCACCGACTCCGGCTCGGACAGCCGGGCCGACCCGGTGGTCGGCGTGGGCGTGAAGGTGGCCAGATATCTGGGGTACGCGGGCCTGCTGCTGGTGGTGGGTCCGACGCTGGTGCTGGCCGCGCTCTGGCCGCTGCGGCTGTCCCGGAAGGGGCCGGCCCGGCTGTTGTGGGCCGGCACCGGGCTGCTCGCCGCCGCGACCGTGGCCGAGGTGTGGTTGCAGGTGCCGTACACCGCCGGTGGCGGGTTGTTCGACGTCACCGGGGAAGGGCTGGCCGAGGTGCTGGGCAGCGGGTACGGCACCGCGCACCTGATCCGGCTGGGCCTGCTGGCGGCCGCGGTGTTCCTGCTCCGGCCGCTGACCCGGGGGCCGGTGGGGCGTACCGACGGGTTCATCCTGACCGGGCTCGGGGTGGCCGGGCTGTTCACCTGGCCGCTGGCCGGGCACCCGGCGGCCTCCCCGGCACCGGCGGTCTCGGTGCTCGTCGACGCGGTGCACCTGGGCAGCATGGCGGTCTGGCTGGGCGGCCTGGTGATGCTTGCCGGGTTCCTGCTGCGCCGTGCCGACGAGCGGGAGCTGGGGGCGATCCTGCCGATCTGGTCCCGCTGGGCGGCGCTGGCGGTGGCGGCCCTGCTGCTGGCCGGTGTCGTGCAGGGGCTGATCGAGGTGGCCACCCTCCAGGCCCTCACCGGCACCACGTACGGCCGGTTGCTGCTCGCCAAGATCGGGCTGTTCGCGCTGGTGGTGGGGGTGGCCGCGTACTCCCGGCAGTTGGTGCGGCGACGGACCGCGGCGGCCCGGCCGATGCCGGTGCGGCGCGCGGTCTGGGTGGAGTTGGCGGTCACCGCGGTGATCCTGGGGGTCACCGCGGTCCTGGTGCAGACCCCGCCGGCCCGGACCGCCGTGGACGGTGGGGCGGGCGCGCAGAGCGGCTACTACTCGACCACGCTGACCAGCCCGATCTACTCGCTCCAGGTGGAGCTGGACCCGGCCGAGCGGGGCAACAACTCGATGCACCTGTACGCCTACACGCCTGACAACCGGCCGCAGCCGGTGGTCGAGTGGAAGGCCACCGCCGCGCTGCCCTCGGCCGGGGTGGAACCGATCGACATTCCGATGCTGCGGCTCACCGACAACCACGCGACAGGGGAGTTCAGCTTCCCGTCGGCGGGGGAGTGGCAGCTGCGCTTCACCGTCCGTACGTCCGACATCGACCAGGCCACGGTGACCGCCACCGTGCCGATCAAGTAA
- the bcp gene encoding thioredoxin-dependent thiol peroxidase translates to MTAPDRLAPGDPAPDFTLPTDTGETLSLAALRGRRVILYAYPAAMTPGCTKQACDFRDSLASLRAAGYQVVGISPDKPAKLAKFRERDAITFPLVADVDKAVLTAYGAFGEKQLYGRTVTGVIRSTFVIDPDGKVEHAFYNVKATGHVAKLRRDLGLD, encoded by the coding sequence ATGACCGCGCCCGACCGCCTCGCCCCCGGTGACCCCGCCCCCGACTTCACCCTCCCCACCGACACCGGCGAGACGCTCTCCCTGGCCGCGCTGCGCGGTCGCCGGGTCATCCTGTACGCCTACCCGGCGGCGATGACCCCCGGCTGCACCAAGCAGGCCTGCGACTTCCGCGACTCGCTCGCCTCGCTCCGGGCCGCCGGCTACCAGGTGGTCGGCATCTCCCCCGACAAGCCCGCCAAGCTGGCGAAGTTCCGCGAGCGCGACGCGATCACCTTCCCGCTGGTCGCCGACGTCGACAAGGCGGTGCTCACCGCGTACGGCGCCTTCGGCGAGAAGCAGCTCTACGGCCGTACGGTGACCGGGGTGATCCGGTCCACCTTCGTGATCGACCCGGACGGAAAGGTCGAGCACGCGTTCTACAACGTGAAGGCCACCGGCCACGTCGCCAAGCTGCGCCGCGACCTCGGCCTCGACTGA
- a CDS encoding GNAT family N-acetyltransferase: MSLRFVLDPDLTSELREQVVDLWVDATNAGGAVGFVAPVTVTDVRPVAEAAFAAVTDGPDRLLVGYEGDRPVAVLFLTDNRFRLKAHWGVLKRVMVHPDTQGRGYGRALMREAARRAPGLGWRALHVTVRGGLGLEGFYDRLGYREVGRLPGALRVAPGDDRDEILMWLDLDTPA, translated from the coding sequence GTGAGCCTGCGCTTCGTCCTCGACCCCGACCTCACCTCCGAGCTGCGTGAACAGGTCGTCGACCTCTGGGTCGACGCCACCAACGCCGGTGGTGCGGTCGGTTTCGTCGCCCCGGTCACCGTCACCGACGTACGCCCCGTCGCCGAGGCCGCCTTCGCCGCCGTCACCGACGGCCCGGACCGGCTGCTGGTCGGGTACGAGGGCGACCGGCCGGTCGCGGTGCTGTTCCTCACCGACAACCGGTTCCGGTTGAAGGCGCACTGGGGCGTCCTCAAGCGGGTGATGGTCCACCCGGACACCCAGGGGCGCGGCTACGGGCGGGCCCTGATGCGGGAGGCCGCCCGGCGCGCACCCGGGCTGGGCTGGCGGGCGCTGCACGTGACGGTGCGCGGCGGGCTGGGCCTGGAGGGGTTCTACGACCGGCTCGGCTACCGCGAGGTGGGCCGGCTGCCTGGCGCGCTGCGGGTGGCGCCCGGCGACGATCGTGACGAGATCCTCATGTGGCTCGACCTGGACACCCCAGCCTGA
- a CDS encoding MauE/DoxX family redox-associated membrane protein, with product MGVTAARTPAGRWPVVRPWLGVAVRLGLAAVWLFAGGAKVGDLAASGRAVNAYQVMPYEVATAVGAALPFVELALGLLLLVGLATRLSAGISAALLLVFIAGIASAWARGLAIDCGCFGSGGQLAAGQAPSYLPEILRDLGFLALAGFLLIWPRTPFSVDGWLAGDPPVEDDDE from the coding sequence ATGGGCGTGACCGCAGCGCGTACCCCGGCCGGACGCTGGCCGGTCGTCCGGCCCTGGCTCGGCGTCGCCGTCCGGCTCGGCCTGGCCGCCGTCTGGCTGTTCGCCGGTGGGGCCAAGGTCGGTGACCTGGCCGCCTCCGGGCGGGCCGTCAACGCCTACCAGGTGATGCCGTACGAGGTGGCGACGGCGGTCGGCGCCGCGCTGCCCTTCGTGGAACTGGCACTGGGCCTGCTGCTGCTCGTCGGGTTGGCGACCCGGCTGAGCGCCGGGATCTCCGCCGCTCTGCTGCTCGTCTTCATCGCCGGCATCGCCTCGGCCTGGGCCCGGGGCCTGGCCATCGACTGCGGGTGCTTCGGCAGTGGCGGGCAGCTCGCCGCCGGCCAGGCCCCGAGCTACCTCCCGGAGATCCTCCGGGACCTGGGATTTCTGGCGTTGGCCGGATTCCTGCTGATCTGGCCCCGCACCCCGTTCTCGGTGGACGGCTGGCTCGCGGGCGACCCACCCGTGGAGGACGACGATGAGTAG
- a CDS encoding glycosyltransferase family 87 protein — protein MPAESVASTVTAPEDQRSRTVRRVVTVLALAAVLPALYLPGLVHDFFDLKIYMRAMDWWASGHPLYDYVQPDRVQGELYFTYPPFSALLLRPFGVLPLGLTIVVFTALTCVGVVVTTRWLVLPVIDRHGLHRTFALTVAVLLVFAVESTRETITFGQINMLLVVLILADLLFAVPQARRWAGVGIGLATALKLFPGIFIVYLLVTRRWRAAVVASVTAAAATLLAAAVAPRDSWRFWTHELWATDRVGRTDYTGNQSLFGLLSRIDAPEEPNRLLWGVLVVAILGYGLHRAARAARAGDWLTGLTLTGLIGGLVSPITWTHHIYWFVPAVVVLVDAALDADRKTEAGARRRRRLLTLATGTGLVIVYGVVSFHDWGVAPARTDTPWEFLLRNAYVLLALLLLVLLPVRREPLPTHRASETKGQTTP, from the coding sequence GTGCCCGCCGAATCCGTCGCTTCCACCGTCACCGCCCCGGAGGACCAGCGAAGCCGTACGGTCCGCCGGGTCGTCACGGTGTTGGCGCTGGCCGCCGTGCTGCCGGCGCTCTACCTGCCGGGCCTGGTGCACGACTTCTTCGACCTGAAGATCTACATGCGGGCGATGGACTGGTGGGCGTCGGGGCATCCGCTCTACGACTACGTGCAGCCCGACCGGGTGCAGGGTGAGCTCTATTTCACGTACCCACCGTTCAGCGCGCTGCTGCTGCGGCCGTTCGGGGTGCTGCCGCTGGGCCTGACCATCGTCGTCTTCACCGCGCTGACCTGCGTCGGTGTCGTAGTCACCACCAGGTGGCTGGTGCTGCCGGTGATCGACCGGCACGGTCTGCACCGGACGTTCGCGCTCACCGTGGCGGTGCTGCTGGTCTTCGCGGTGGAGAGCACCCGGGAGACGATCACCTTCGGTCAGATCAACATGCTGCTGGTGGTGCTGATCCTGGCCGACCTGCTCTTCGCCGTACCGCAGGCACGACGCTGGGCCGGGGTGGGCATCGGGCTGGCCACGGCACTCAAGCTCTTTCCGGGCATCTTCATCGTCTACCTGCTGGTGACCCGGCGGTGGCGGGCGGCAGTGGTGGCAAGTGTCACCGCGGCGGCGGCGACGCTGCTGGCCGCGGCGGTGGCGCCCCGCGACTCGTGGCGGTTCTGGACCCACGAACTGTGGGCCACCGACCGGGTCGGGCGTACCGACTACACAGGCAACCAGTCGCTGTTCGGCCTGCTCAGCCGGATCGACGCCCCGGAGGAACCGAACCGGCTGCTCTGGGGAGTCCTGGTCGTCGCCATTCTCGGGTACGGGTTGCACCGGGCGGCCCGGGCCGCCCGGGCCGGCGACTGGTTGACCGGCCTCACCCTCACCGGGCTGATCGGCGGGCTGGTCAGCCCGATCACCTGGACCCACCACATCTACTGGTTCGTTCCGGCGGTGGTGGTGCTGGTGGACGCCGCGCTCGACGCGGACCGGAAGACCGAGGCGGGGGCGCGGCGTCGCCGTCGGTTGCTCACCCTGGCCACCGGCACCGGCCTGGTCATCGTGTACGGGGTGGTCTCGTTCCACGATTGGGGGGTGGCACCCGCCCGGACGGACACCCCCTGGGAGTTCCTGCTCCGCAACGCGTACGTGCTGCTGGCACTGCTGTTGCTGGTGCTGCTCCCGGTCCGCCGGGAACCACTCCCGACCCACCGGGCGAGCGAAACAAAGGGACAGACGACACCTTGA
- a CDS encoding energy-coupling factor ABC transporter permease: METLAMHISNGIINGPVAGVFAAVALAALTFCVLRGRRDLDDRLAPMAGLVAAFIFAVQMLNFPIFTAGVSGHLLGGALAALLVGPWVGALCVSVVLIVQALVFGDGGVAMLGLNITNMALLGTAAAYLLIAGLLRVLPRTPTGLAVTAFVSALVSVVVASQGFVVQYWLGGTTDLGGNLTGLAGTMAGVHLLIGIGEGLITATTVATVAKVRPDLVYALRALKPATAPVPVPAVGGVR; the protein is encoded by the coding sequence GTGGAAACTCTGGCGATGCACATCTCGAACGGGATCATCAACGGTCCCGTCGCGGGCGTCTTCGCGGCCGTCGCGCTGGCCGCCCTGACCTTCTGCGTGCTGCGCGGCCGGCGCGACCTGGACGACCGGTTGGCGCCGATGGCCGGCCTGGTCGCCGCGTTCATCTTCGCCGTGCAGATGCTCAACTTCCCGATCTTCACGGCCGGGGTCTCCGGTCACCTGCTCGGCGGCGCGCTCGCCGCGCTGCTGGTCGGCCCGTGGGTCGGCGCGCTCTGCGTGTCGGTGGTGCTGATCGTGCAGGCCCTGGTCTTCGGCGACGGCGGCGTCGCCATGCTCGGCCTGAACATCACCAACATGGCGCTGCTCGGCACCGCGGCGGCGTACCTGCTGATCGCCGGCCTGCTGCGGGTGCTGCCCCGCACCCCCACCGGCCTGGCGGTGACCGCGTTCGTCTCGGCGCTGGTCAGCGTGGTGGTCGCGTCCCAGGGGTTCGTCGTCCAGTACTGGCTCGGCGGCACCACCGACCTGGGCGGCAACCTGACCGGCCTGGCCGGCACGATGGCCGGCGTGCACCTGCTGATCGGCATCGGTGAGGGGCTGATCACCGCGACCACCGTCGCCACCGTCGCCAAGGTCCGGCCCGACCTGGTGTACGCGTTGCGCGCGCTGAAGCCGGCGACCGCGCCGGTGCCCGTTCCGGCTGTCGGAGGTGTCCGGTGA
- the cbiQ gene encoding cobalt ECF transporter T component CbiQ, giving the protein MGAGHAHVLYRDTPSRVHRLPPEVKIAAMVLFTLAVVATPREAFWAFGGYAVLVAVVAVLARVGPRWLLLRATIELPFVLFAVALPFLGAGERTGFAGLSLSVDGLHGAWNIVAKGTLGVLASLLLAATTTTRDLIVGLDRLRCPQIITQIATFMLRYLDVLVGEARRMRVARVSRGDDPRFLWQLRGFAAGVGALFLRAFERGERVYLAMLSRGYTGRMPAVWQGAGAATAGQWVAAATVPVVAVAIAATAVVLT; this is encoded by the coding sequence GTGGGTGCCGGACACGCGCACGTGCTCTACCGGGACACCCCCTCCCGGGTGCACCGGCTGCCCCCAGAGGTGAAGATCGCCGCGATGGTGCTGTTCACCCTGGCCGTGGTGGCCACCCCGCGCGAGGCGTTCTGGGCCTTCGGCGGGTACGCCGTGCTGGTCGCCGTCGTCGCCGTGCTGGCCCGGGTGGGCCCGCGCTGGCTGTTGTTGCGGGCCACGATCGAGCTGCCGTTCGTGCTCTTCGCCGTCGCCCTGCCGTTCCTCGGGGCCGGTGAGCGCACCGGGTTCGCCGGGCTGAGCCTGTCGGTGGACGGCCTGCACGGGGCGTGGAACATCGTCGCCAAGGGCACCCTGGGGGTGCTCGCGTCGCTGCTGCTGGCCGCGACGACCACCACCCGGGACCTGATCGTCGGCCTGGACCGGCTGCGCTGCCCGCAGATCATCACCCAGATCGCCACGTTCATGCTGCGCTATCTCGACGTGCTGGTCGGTGAGGCCCGCCGGATGCGGGTGGCCCGGGTCTCCCGGGGTGACGACCCGCGCTTCCTGTGGCAGTTGCGCGGCTTCGCCGCCGGGGTGGGCGCGCTGTTCCTGCGGGCCTTCGAACGGGGCGAGCGGGTCTACCTGGCGATGCTCTCCCGGGGTTACACCGGGCGGATGCCGGCGGTCTGGCAGGGTGCCGGCGCGGCGACCGCCGGGCAGTGGGTGGCGGCGGCCACCGTGCCGGTCGTGGCGGTGGCCATCGCCGCGACCGCCGTCGTCCTGACATGA
- a CDS encoding PDGLE domain-containing protein, protein MRKRSWGFVAVGLLVALVLAGVVSNYASSHPDGLDSSLLKGCTVNADDEITGGSCPAQQSKDHELADSPLADYGIRGVDNGFLSTGLSGVVGVLLTFAVGGGVFWLLRRRGPADTGDGRSVDADGRRSVDTDGQHSADDRQPAAGTAG, encoded by the coding sequence GTGAGGAAGCGTTCCTGGGGTTTCGTGGCGGTCGGTCTGCTTGTCGCCCTGGTGCTGGCCGGAGTGGTCAGCAACTACGCCTCGTCGCACCCGGACGGCCTGGACTCGTCACTGCTCAAGGGCTGCACGGTGAACGCCGACGACGAGATCACCGGCGGTTCCTGCCCGGCCCAGCAGTCCAAGGACCACGAGTTGGCCGACAGCCCGCTCGCCGACTACGGCATCCGGGGCGTGGACAACGGCTTCCTCTCCACCGGCCTGTCCGGGGTGGTCGGGGTGCTGCTCACCTTCGCCGTCGGCGGCGGCGTCTTCTGGTTGCTGCGCCGCCGCGGCCCGGCCGACACCGGCGACGGGCGGTCCGTCGACGCCGACGGCCGCCGGTCCGTCGACACCGACGGCCAGCACTCCGCCGACGACCGGCAGCCCGCAGCCGGCACCGCCGGCTGA
- a CDS encoding energy-coupling factor ABC transporter ATP-binding protein — translation MIGYVQTAVSLDVRGVRYAYPDGHVALAGVDLAVPRGERVALLGPNGAGKTTLVLHLNGILTPTEGVVSVGGLTVSRDRDTLAEIRRRVGIVFQDPDDQLFLPTVAEDVAFGPANLGLRGAELATRVDEALTAVGMAEHRDRAPHHLSFGQRRRVAVATVLAMRPEILVLDEPSSNLDPAARRELAEILRALPVTLLMVTHDLPYAAELCERAVILDAGRIVADAPTVDLLTDSALLARHRLELPHGFQPQRLR, via the coding sequence ATGATCGGGTACGTGCAGACCGCTGTCTCCCTGGACGTGCGTGGCGTCCGGTACGCGTACCCGGACGGCCACGTCGCCCTGGCCGGGGTGGACCTGGCCGTGCCGCGCGGCGAGCGGGTGGCCCTGCTCGGCCCGAACGGCGCCGGCAAGACCACGCTGGTGCTGCACCTCAACGGCATCCTCACCCCGACCGAGGGGGTGGTGAGCGTGGGCGGGCTGACGGTGTCCCGGGACCGGGACACGCTGGCCGAGATCCGTCGCCGGGTGGGCATCGTCTTCCAGGACCCGGACGATCAGCTCTTCCTGCCCACGGTGGCCGAGGACGTGGCGTTCGGCCCGGCGAACCTGGGGCTGCGCGGTGCCGAGCTGGCCACCCGGGTGGACGAGGCGTTGACCGCGGTGGGGATGGCCGAGCACCGGGACCGGGCCCCGCACCACCTGTCGTTCGGGCAACGTCGCCGGGTGGCGGTGGCCACCGTGTTGGCGATGCGCCCGGAGATCCTGGTCCTCGACGAGCCGTCGTCCAACCTGGACCCGGCGGCCCGCCGCGAGCTCGCCGAGATCCTGCGCGCCCTGCCGGTGACCCTGCTGATGGTCACCCACGACCTGCCCTACGCGGCGGAGCTGTGCGAACGGGCGGTCATCCTGGACGCCGGGCGGATCGTCGCCGACGCCCCCACCGTCGACCTGCTCACCGACTCGGCCCTGCTGGCCCGGCACCGCCTGGAACTGCCCCACGGCTTCCAGCCGCAGCGTCTGCGTTGA